Proteins encoded by one window of Cystobacter ferrugineus:
- a CDS encoding alkene reductase, translating to MSTLFSSLSLGRYTLNNRMVMAPMTRSRSDDQTGVLTDLVPTYYRQRAGAGLIITEGVFPSAMGKGYVRTPGIETNEQVAAWKQVTEAVHAQGGRIFMQIMHSGRISHPSMLPGGALPVAPSAVTPAGQSFTSTGPQPFVQPRALRLEEIPEVIGEYRRAARRALEAGFDGVELHAASGYLPEQFLASNTNTRTDAYGGSLENRARFILETLAALADEVGSDRVGIKISPEMGFNDIKDATPRETYRYLVEQLAPLKLAYLHVATFGPQLDSYHTTFRSLFPGTYLRGGSLTRESAEALLKNGEADAVVFGALFLANPDLPERFRTNAPLNTPDKQTFYSAGAQGYIDYPRLSTEG from the coding sequence ATGTCCACGCTCTTCTCTTCCCTCTCGCTCGGCCGCTACACGCTCAACAACCGCATGGTCATGGCGCCGATGACCCGCTCGCGCTCGGACGACCAGACCGGTGTCCTCACGGATCTCGTCCCGACCTACTACCGCCAGCGCGCGGGCGCGGGGCTCATCATCACCGAGGGCGTCTTTCCCTCCGCGATGGGCAAGGGCTACGTGCGCACCCCGGGCATCGAGACCAACGAGCAGGTGGCGGCCTGGAAGCAGGTGACCGAGGCCGTCCACGCGCAGGGCGGGCGCATCTTCATGCAAATCATGCACAGCGGCCGCATCTCCCACCCCAGCATGCTGCCCGGTGGAGCCCTTCCGGTGGCGCCCTCGGCCGTCACCCCCGCGGGACAGAGCTTCACCAGCACGGGGCCGCAGCCCTTCGTCCAGCCGCGCGCCCTGCGGCTCGAGGAAATCCCCGAGGTGATTGGCGAGTACCGCCGCGCGGCGCGCCGCGCCCTGGAGGCCGGCTTCGATGGCGTGGAGCTGCACGCCGCCTCGGGCTACCTGCCGGAGCAGTTCCTGGCGAGCAACACCAACACCCGCACGGACGCCTACGGCGGCTCGCTCGAGAACCGCGCCCGCTTCATCCTCGAGACCCTCGCCGCCCTGGCGGACGAGGTGGGGAGCGATCGCGTCGGCATCAAGATCTCCCCGGAGATGGGCTTCAACGACATCAAGGACGCCACCCCCCGGGAGACCTACCGCTACCTCGTCGAGCAGCTCGCGCCGTTGAAGCTCGCCTACCTGCACGTGGCCACGTTCGGCCCCCAGCTCGACTCCTACCACACCACGTTCCGCTCGCTCTTCCCGGGCACCTACCTGCGCGGCGGCAGCCTCACCCGTGAGAGCGCGGAGGCCCTGCTGAAGAACGGCGAGGCGGACGCGGTCGTCTTCGGCGCGCTCTTCCTGGCCAACCCGGACCTGCCGGAGCGCTTCCGGACGAACGCGCCCCTGAACACGCCGGACAAGCAGACCTTCTACTCGGCGGGCGCGCAGGG
- a CDS encoding FrgA protein — MPSHLAHTLIAQGLLPQDKAEEALRHQAAHGGALDTTLLERRWLAESQVLYALGEASGLRPVNLADFEPNADVASFIPPKIADRLCVVPLSLDGNTLHVACGYPVPRKELEEVGFLLGKSLELWVATEVRVREWISVIYRLPLTPRYTAVLGMLDPERMGVQAAPPPPGPALTPPPPPPPRPEGEDAALTLEMVERLARSVAAEAIPFERTLEAPPAPQPPPQRAPTPAAPAPVARPAPAAPPPSAPAREPLRLNMTEPARPAAPPQQVPPAARPPPPAQAAPPHQGAPPPQAARPPPPVQVAPPQAGRPPPPVQGAPPMQAARPPPPAQGAPPPQAARPPPPVQAAPPMQAAPPPQAARPPPPAQAAPPAPVQPARISPPTLLMAAMPPEVAAPPARPLPPAVTPVPESTAPRSDEVPEWTLAQARATLKESTRDRDRLIDNALRFGRRTFDYVAAFAVLRGSAVGWDSRGEGMGGDALAQVSIPLDASSVFRTVAVTRGSYVGPMPPDSLTRHYLELFGRQPPRTLFLYPVEVRGRLVAVLYGDCGQKPVSQRRLSDYILFCQDLPAAFQELLLFRKQRMGEQRHSSALDFDVDVDLSDSGPSSAPAPAPSFAASLGWSPFATRSANVPGRAASLAPLVMSQEERPPPDFGPLLKRLTGPDANQRANAMAELARSPEASARVLAMHFPGPSAWSRLPVVELPEADELGPIAGALSRLGRPAAQMLAPLLDSPDADTRYFALLTAGNLPYVELVDGILRGLFDPEPDLSSAARVAASALKHLPRMDAARRELRQELAHQDPSRRALAARALGTLHDREAIEGLIPLTHSGDAVCAQAAADALREVTRATFGLDTRAWMAWWAENRSRRRADWLVAALRHPELDIRLAAIEELSRGLNDTLGFYADAPEGEREAAVRRWETVAADPVRSRRLALL, encoded by the coding sequence ATGCCTTCTCATCTCGCCCACACCCTGATCGCGCAGGGACTCCTCCCCCAGGACAAAGCCGAGGAAGCCTTGCGCCATCAAGCGGCGCACGGGGGCGCTCTCGACACGACCCTGCTGGAGCGCCGATGGCTCGCCGAGTCCCAGGTGCTCTACGCGCTCGGGGAGGCGTCGGGTCTGCGTCCGGTCAACCTCGCCGACTTCGAGCCCAACGCGGACGTCGCCTCCTTCATCCCTCCGAAGATCGCCGACCGGCTGTGCGTGGTCCCCCTGTCGCTCGACGGCAACACCCTGCACGTGGCCTGCGGCTACCCGGTGCCCCGCAAGGAGTTGGAAGAGGTCGGCTTCCTGCTCGGCAAGTCGCTGGAGCTGTGGGTAGCCACCGAGGTCCGCGTACGAGAGTGGATCTCCGTCATCTACCGGCTGCCGCTCACGCCCCGCTACACCGCCGTGCTCGGCATGCTCGACCCCGAGCGCATGGGAGTCCAGGCCGCCCCGCCTCCTCCCGGTCCGGCACTCACCCCTCCTCCTCCCCCGCCGCCCAGGCCCGAAGGGGAGGACGCCGCCCTCACCCTGGAAATGGTGGAACGGCTCGCGCGCTCGGTGGCCGCCGAGGCCATCCCCTTCGAGCGGACGCTCGAGGCACCTCCCGCCCCACAGCCCCCACCCCAGCGCGCCCCGACACCCGCCGCCCCGGCCCCTGTCGCGCGTCCCGCTCCCGCAGCGCCGCCTCCGTCCGCGCCCGCCCGTGAGCCCCTGCGGCTGAACATGACCGAGCCCGCGCGTCCCGCGGCACCGCCCCAGCAGGTGCCCCCCGCCGCGCGTCCTCCGCCTCCCGCCCAGGCCGCTCCGCCTCATCAAGGCGCTCCGCCTCCTCAGGCCGCGCGGCCTCCGCCTCCCGTCCAGGTCGCGCCTCCCCAGGCCGGGCGCCCTCCTCCTCCCGTCCAGGGCGCGCCTCCCATGCAGGCCGCGCGTCCTCCGCCTCCCGCCCAAGGCGCTCCGCCGCCCCAGGCCGCGCGCCCTCCTCCTCCCGTCCAGGCCGCGCCTCCCATGCAGGCCGCTCCGCCGCCCCAGGCCGCGCGTCCTCCTCCTCCCGCCCAGGCCGCGCCTCCCGCCCCCGTCCAGCCGGCGCGGATCTCTCCTCCAACCCTCCTGATGGCGGCCATGCCTCCCGAGGTGGCCGCGCCTCCCGCGCGTCCGCTTCCCCCGGCCGTCACCCCCGTGCCGGAGTCCACCGCGCCGAGGAGTGACGAGGTGCCGGAGTGGACGCTCGCCCAGGCGCGCGCCACCCTCAAGGAGTCCACGCGCGACCGCGACCGGCTCATCGACAACGCCCTGCGCTTCGGCCGCCGCACCTTCGACTACGTGGCCGCCTTCGCCGTGCTGCGCGGCTCCGCCGTGGGCTGGGACTCGCGGGGCGAGGGGATGGGCGGCGACGCGCTCGCGCAGGTGTCCATTCCGCTCGACGCCTCCAGCGTCTTCCGCACCGTGGCCGTCACCCGCGGCAGCTACGTGGGCCCCATGCCGCCCGACAGCCTCACCCGGCACTACCTGGAGCTGTTCGGACGTCAGCCGCCGCGCACCCTCTTCCTCTACCCGGTGGAAGTGCGCGGCCGCCTCGTGGCCGTGCTCTACGGAGACTGCGGCCAGAAGCCCGTCAGCCAGCGCCGGCTCTCCGACTACATCCTCTTCTGCCAGGACCTGCCCGCCGCCTTCCAGGAGCTGCTCCTCTTCCGCAAGCAGCGCATGGGCGAGCAGCGCCACTCCTCCGCGCTGGACTTCGACGTGGACGTGGACCTGTCCGACTCCGGCCCGTCGTCGGCCCCGGCCCCGGCGCCCTCCTTCGCCGCGAGCCTCGGCTGGAGCCCCTTCGCCACCCGCTCCGCCAACGTGCCGGGCCGCGCCGCCTCGCTCGCCCCGCTGGTGATGTCGCAGGAGGAGCGTCCGCCTCCGGACTTCGGCCCCCTGCTCAAGCGGCTCACCGGCCCGGACGCCAACCAGCGCGCCAACGCCATGGCCGAGCTGGCACGCTCGCCCGAGGCCAGTGCCCGGGTGCTCGCCATGCACTTCCCCGGCCCCAGCGCCTGGAGCCGGCTGCCCGTGGTGGAGCTGCCCGAGGCGGACGAGCTCGGCCCCATCGCGGGTGCCCTGTCGCGGCTCGGCCGGCCCGCGGCCCAGATGCTCGCGCCCCTGCTGGACTCGCCCGACGCGGACACGCGCTACTTCGCGCTGCTCACCGCCGGCAACCTGCCCTACGTGGAGCTCGTGGACGGCATCCTGCGCGGCCTCTTCGATCCCGAGCCGGACCTGTCCAGCGCCGCGCGCGTGGCCGCCTCCGCCCTCAAGCACCTGCCCCGCATGGACGCGGCCCGCCGCGAGCTGCGCCAGGAGCTGGCCCACCAGGACCCCTCGCGGCGAGCCCTCGCCGCGCGCGCCCTCGGCACGCTGCATGACCGCGAGGCCATCGAGGGCCTCATCCCGCTCACCCACAGCGGCGACGCGGTGTGCGCCCAGGCCGCCGCCGACGCGCTGCGCGAGGTGACGCGCGCCACGTTCGGTCTGGACACGCGCGCGTGGATGGCATGGTGGGCGGAGAACCGCTCGCGCCGCCGCGCCGACTGGCTCGTGGCCGCGCTGCGCCACCCGGAGCTCGACATCCGTCTGGCCGCCATCGAGGAGCTCAGCCGCGGCCTCAACGACACGCTCGGCTTCTACGCCGACGCGCCCGAGGGCGAGCGCGAGGCGGCCGTGCGCCGGTGGGAGACCGTGGCGGCGGATCCCGTGCGCTCCCGGCGCCTGGCCCTCCTGTAG
- a CDS encoding RDD family protein, producing MSKCLKCGASLPPVGDCPTCAAASQSAARAVPNLLDREIHIDRRRSERSADNDSSEAVTIPAGPLPQPPGMTARTTPPGMTPARGAQARTPPPPVSPAAWSGTAASTPAPVPQRTPGLPVMPPRSPSPGLPGAAPLPYAARDEDSIPVDIDEEAPAPRAAPPAVKPAAMAATDGEVHARPASLWRRLLAFGVDASAIFGVVALYLLLASSVAGVQAPSTSLTGLDLFVLQVRSLQSVLIPGAILLILLSLVYCAVAAFLWNGRTLGRRLLGLRLVDTRGQAPAPGRAVVRALLASVSFGFFLAGFWMALFDRRGQTLHDKLTSTYVVQPS from the coding sequence TTGTCCAAGTGCCTGAAATGCGGAGCCTCGCTGCCGCCCGTCGGGGACTGCCCCACCTGCGCCGCCGCGTCTCAGTCCGCGGCTCGGGCCGTCCCGAACCTGCTGGACCGGGAAATCCACATCGACCGCCGCCGGTCGGAGCGGAGCGCGGACAACGACAGCAGTGAGGCGGTGACGATTCCAGCGGGACCCCTGCCCCAGCCCCCGGGAATGACCGCTCGCACCACCCCTCCGGGCATGACCCCCGCGCGAGGAGCCCAGGCCCGCACGCCGCCCCCACCGGTCTCGCCCGCCGCCTGGTCCGGGACGGCCGCCTCGACTCCCGCACCCGTTCCCCAGAGAACCCCCGGCCTGCCCGTCATGCCTCCCCGCTCTCCGTCCCCGGGACTGCCCGGCGCCGCCCCGCTTCCGTACGCGGCCCGCGACGAGGACTCCATCCCGGTCGACATCGACGAGGAGGCACCCGCTCCGCGTGCCGCCCCGCCCGCGGTGAAGCCCGCCGCGATGGCCGCGACGGACGGGGAAGTCCACGCCCGCCCCGCCTCCCTCTGGCGCCGGTTGCTCGCCTTCGGCGTCGACGCGAGCGCCATCTTCGGAGTGGTCGCCCTCTATCTCCTGCTCGCCTCCTCCGTGGCCGGCGTCCAGGCGCCCTCCACGAGCCTCACGGGACTCGACCTGTTCGTCCTCCAGGTCCGCTCCCTGCAGTCGGTGCTGATTCCCGGGGCGATCCTCCTCATCCTCCTGTCGCTCGTGTACTGCGCCGTGGCCGCCTTCCTCTGGAATGGCCGCACGCTGGGCCGCAGGTTGCTCGGCCTGAGGCTCGTGGATACCCGCGGACAGGCGCCCGCTCCGGGCCGCGCCGTCGTGCGCGCCCTGCTGGCCAGCGTGTCCTTCGGCTTCTTCCTCGCCGGCTTCTGGATGGCCCTCTTCGATCGGCGCGGCCAGACGCTCCACGACAAGCTGACCTCCACCTACGTCGTTCAACCGAGTTGA
- a CDS encoding sensor histidine kinase — MTTQAWISLGACAGLLALAGLALVRVGRSPMGLPLAVLCIALSTWNFADFALEHAGGPGWRLIATCATLMSVPTALHFILAFVGERRRLAVVMYATYAVFGVLALLSLGGLGSPHLADEVDSRGFSLMVLVLSAPLLLGSFGLLTWHLRRELRSTERARTGLLLTGLALLVTLLGTDVVALLGQDVPRLGGLGTLLGLPAIAVVALRLRLFGQELSNVHAMYALLLSLVGVLSYLTVFRVFAARHGALVVGTAAITLALLAITRRGVIAFTAQRERLEQMVTLGRFSAQMAHDLKNPIAALKGAAQYLQVEHARGRPWDDKGEFLELLLEQVERLDRVVSTYQRLGRVEPLLAPLDVNHLVTSVLSLQGFAGSPGVELRRELAEDLPRCAGDWDLLATALENLVRNALEAMPRGGVLTVRTRTEDSGVVLSVEDTGEGMNARTRERAFDDFYTTKTTGSGLGLAYVRRVVEAHGGRVALTSHEGRGTTVTLRLPASATRVP; from the coding sequence ATGACGACCCAGGCGTGGATCAGCCTCGGGGCCTGCGCGGGCCTGCTGGCGCTCGCGGGCCTCGCCCTGGTGCGGGTGGGGCGCAGTCCCATGGGGCTGCCGCTCGCGGTGCTGTGCATCGCGCTGTCCACGTGGAACTTCGCCGACTTCGCCCTGGAGCACGCGGGCGGGCCCGGCTGGCGCCTCATCGCCACGTGCGCGACGTTGATGAGCGTGCCCACCGCCCTGCACTTCATCCTCGCCTTCGTGGGCGAGCGGCGCCGGCTGGCGGTGGTGATGTACGCCACCTACGCCGTCTTCGGCGTGCTGGCCCTCTTGAGCCTCGGAGGACTGGGCTCGCCGCACCTGGCGGACGAGGTGGACTCGCGGGGCTTCTCGCTGATGGTGCTCGTGCTGAGCGCGCCGCTGCTGCTCGGCAGCTTCGGCCTGCTCACCTGGCACCTGCGCCGCGAGCTGCGCTCCACCGAGCGCGCCCGGACGGGACTGCTGCTCACGGGGCTCGCCCTGCTGGTGACACTGCTGGGCACGGACGTGGTGGCGCTGCTGGGCCAGGACGTGCCGCGCCTGGGCGGCCTGGGCACGCTCTTGGGACTGCCGGCGATCGCCGTGGTGGCGCTGCGCCTGCGCCTCTTCGGCCAGGAGCTGTCCAACGTCCACGCGATGTACGCGCTGCTGCTCTCGCTCGTGGGCGTGCTGTCCTATCTCACCGTCTTCCGCGTCTTCGCCGCGCGCCACGGCGCGCTCGTGGTGGGCACGGCCGCCATCACCCTCGCGCTGCTGGCCATCACCCGCCGGGGCGTCATCGCCTTCACCGCCCAGCGTGAGCGGCTGGAGCAGATGGTCACCCTGGGCCGCTTCTCCGCGCAGATGGCGCATGACCTGAAGAACCCCATCGCCGCGCTCAAGGGCGCCGCGCAGTACCTCCAGGTGGAGCACGCGCGGGGCCGCCCGTGGGACGACAAGGGCGAGTTCCTCGAGCTGCTGCTCGAACAGGTGGAGCGCTTGGATCGGGTGGTGAGCACCTACCAGCGCCTGGGCCGGGTGGAGCCACTGCTGGCGCCGCTGGACGTGAACCACCTGGTGACGAGCGTGCTGTCACTCCAGGGCTTCGCCGGGAGCCCCGGGGTGGAGCTGCGCCGGGAGCTCGCCGAGGACCTGCCGCGCTGCGCGGGAGATTGGGACCTGCTGGCCACCGCGCTGGAGAACCTGGTGCGCAACGCCCTGGAGGCCATGCCTCGCGGGGGAGTGCTCACCGTGCGCACGCGGACGGAGGACTCGGGGGTGGTGCTCAGCGTGGAGGACACCGGCGAAGGCATGAACGCACGCACCCGCGAGCGCGCCTTCGACGACTTCTACACCACCAAGACCACGGGCAGCGGACTGGGGCTGGCCTACGTGCGGCGGGTGGTGGAAGCCCATGGTGGACGCGTGGCGCTCACGAGCCACGAGGGGCGCGGCACCACGGTGACCCTGCGCCTTCCCGCCTCGGCCACGCGTGTTCCATAG